Proteins co-encoded in one Clostridiales bacterium genomic window:
- a CDS encoding cysteine desulfurase, with product MEAVRDVYLDYAATTPVDPRVVDAMMPYLTEKWGNPNSLYQRGREAYTALEDARERFAAVIGAEQPGEVIFTAGGTEADNMALLGIPLRARPEGGHVIVSAFEHHAVLEPAHELEKRGFDVTYLKPRPEGYIDPADVRDAMRADTVLVSVMHANNEIGTLQPIARIAQVAHEGGAYMHTDAAQTLGKVPLDVGALGVDAATFSGHKIYAPKGVGALYIKRRTPLAPLIRGGGQESKRRSGTQNVAGAIGLAAAAEFMTAEMAEESPRLAALRDRLVEGITTTLENTELSASYPERLPNIAHLIIKGVEGEAMLLQLDAKGIAVSTGSACSSGSLEPSHVLLSIGCPPELAHGSLRLSAGRFTTAADVEYFLEVFPPIVKRLREMSPVYGRMFGSPER from the coding sequence ATGGAAGCGGTTCGTGATGTCTACTTGGACTACGCGGCAACAACGCCGGTAGACCCGCGCGTCGTCGATGCGATGATGCCGTATCTCACCGAGAAGTGGGGCAATCCCAACAGTCTGTATCAACGGGGCCGGGAGGCGTACACAGCCCTCGAGGACGCTCGCGAGCGGTTCGCAGCTGTGATCGGCGCCGAGCAACCCGGGGAGGTCATCTTTACCGCGGGCGGCACTGAGGCCGACAACATGGCGCTTCTCGGCATTCCGCTCAGGGCACGCCCAGAAGGCGGACACGTGATTGTCTCGGCATTCGAACACCACGCGGTTTTGGAGCCGGCGCACGAACTCGAGAAGCGCGGGTTTGACGTGACCTATCTCAAGCCGCGTCCGGAAGGCTACATCGATCCAGCCGATGTCCGCGACGCGATGCGCGCCGACACGGTTCTCGTTTCAGTCATGCACGCTAACAACGAGATCGGAACGCTCCAGCCGATAGCCCGCATCGCCCAAGTGGCGCACGAGGGTGGCGCGTACATGCACACCGACGCCGCTCAGACCCTCGGGAAGGTGCCGTTGGACGTCGGCGCACTCGGTGTTGACGCCGCCACTTTTTCTGGACACAAGATCTACGCGCCCAAGGGTGTCGGCGCGCTGTACATCAAGCGCCGCACCCCGCTTGCCCCGCTCATTCGTGGCGGCGGGCAGGAGTCGAAACGCAGAAGCGGGACCCAAAACGTCGCGGGAGCGATCGGTCTTGCCGCGGCCGCTGAGTTCATGACAGCCGAGATGGCCGAGGAGTCCCCTCGTTTGGCTGCTCTGAGGGACCGCCTGGTCGAAGGAATCACCACTACGCTCGAGAACACGGAGTTGAGCGCTTCTTATCCCGAGCGCCTGCCCAACATCGCCCACCTCATCATCAAGGGCGTGGAAGGCGAGGCGATGCTACTGCAACTTGACGCGAAGGGCATCGCCGTGTCGACCGGCTCGGCGTGCTCATCGGGTAGTCTGGAGCCGAGCCATGTGTTGTTGTCCATCGGATGTCCTCCTGAACTCGCCCACGGCTCGCTGCGCTTGTCGGCCGGAAGATTCACAACGGCCGCGGATGTCGAGTATTTTCTTGAGGTCTTCCCGCCCATCGTCAAGCGACTTCGCGAGATGTCGCCGGTGTATGGGCGGATGTTCGGTTCGCCGGAACGCTAA
- a CDS encoding Rrf2 family transcriptional regulator — translation MRLTAKSEYGLLAMMDLACRGGVSPVSAREISERQVIPAKFLEQLFAGLRKAGLVTAVRGARGGFILVRDPSQITVLHVVEALEGPLKTTVCGGDRGASCGKNEACAAAAVWERATEAVRSVFENTTLAELASAQERLDAPRAARDTKNSGGS, via the coding sequence ATGAGACTTACCGCCAAAAGTGAGTACGGACTGCTTGCGATGATGGATCTCGCGTGCCGTGGTGGAGTAAGCCCGGTGAGCGCCCGCGAGATATCTGAGCGTCAAGTCATACCGGCGAAGTTCTTGGAGCAGCTATTCGCCGGCTTGCGCAAGGCCGGACTCGTCACGGCTGTCCGCGGAGCACGGGGCGGCTTTATCCTCGTTCGTGATCCGTCACAGATCACTGTTCTGCACGTGGTCGAAGCGCTCGAAGGACCCCTGAAAACCACGGTGTGCGGCGGGGACAGGGGCGCTTCGTGCGGGAAGAACGAGGCATGTGCGGCGGCGGCTGTCTGGGAGCGTGCAACCGAAGCGGTCCGCTCAGTGTTTGAGAATACTACGCTCGCCGAGCTGGCAAGCGCCCAGGAGCGGCTTGACGCTCCCCGCGCCGCTCGCGACACGAAGAACTCGGGAGGCTCGTGA
- a CDS encoding ribulose-phosphate 3-epimerase, which yields MPERVMMAPSILSADFTDLGAAVRLVQEAGADFIHVDVMDGHYVPNLTIGPPVVKALKRVATVPLDVHLMISNAEVSVDQYLEAGADWITVHVEACEHLHRIVSHIRASGAHPAVSLNPATPIEHIRDVIADVDMVLLMSVNPGFGGQSFIPRTTRRVRMLANMCAEEGVFPLIQVDGGIDLATAPLVVAEGARVLVSGSAVFCADDPARALREIRHAAESAIV from the coding sequence ATGCCGGAACGTGTCATGATGGCGCCGTCGATCCTCTCGGCGGACTTCACCGACCTTGGAGCGGCGGTACGCCTCGTGCAAGAGGCTGGCGCGGACTTCATTCACGTCGACGTGATGGACGGGCACTACGTACCCAACCTCACCATCGGGCCGCCGGTCGTCAAGGCGCTCAAACGCGTCGCCACCGTCCCGCTCGACGTCCACCTCATGATCTCCAACGCCGAGGTAAGCGTCGATCAGTATCTTGAAGCAGGCGCTGACTGGATCACCGTGCACGTCGAGGCGTGCGAGCACCTCCACAGGATCGTGAGCCACATCCGCGCGTCTGGCGCGCACCCGGCGGTAAGTCTTAACCCCGCAACTCCAATCGAGCACATTCGCGACGTGATCGCCGACGTTGACATGGTGCTTCTCATGAGCGTGAACCCTGGTTTTGGCGGACAGTCATTCATCCCGCGAACGACGCGACGCGTTCGCATGCTTGCGAACATGTGCGCCGAAGAAGGCGTTTTTCCGCTTATCCAGGTCGATGGAGGCATCGACCTGGCAACGGCGCCCCTCGTCGTGGCAGAGGGGGCGCGCGTGCTGGTGTCCGGAAGCGCGGTATTCTGTGCCGATGATCCGGCGCGCGCTCTCCGCGAGATCCGGCACGCGGCGGAATCGGCGATCGTGTAG
- the ribD gene encoding bifunctional diaminohydroxyphosphoribosylaminopyrimidine deaminase/5-amino-6-(5-phosphoribosylamino)uracil reductase RibD: protein MRLFSDVSSTVADPHLRRAYQLAERGRGRTAPNPMVGCVLVRDGVVIGEGYHESEGGPHAEIAALRSAGRMAHGADAYVTLEPCAHHGRTPPCADALIAARVARVFIGMPDPTPLAQGGARRLAEAGVEVTFADDPAPFETLNDPWLTRVASGLPWVQVKVASSLDGALTLADGIRSEITGPGGLAVTMRLRAAADAVLVGARTAEIDKPTLTVRDSDGIDAPHQPLRIVLARDHVPAMVPLFDDARGPVALACHARTAVSGPPETVRLLEYLPSEGVSGALKAIAHCGVDRLLVEAGPRLLTALWDGDLIDELVIVHAGGMAGVSAPGMYLGDVGNVASRLTRPMYAVESGVAGTDAVSVWRPKERREGVAGKEGR from the coding sequence ATGCGCCTGTTTTCTGACGTGTCGTCGACCGTTGCTGACCCGCACCTTCGCCGAGCGTACCAGCTCGCCGAGCGGGGACGCGGCAGGACCGCTCCCAATCCGATGGTGGGTTGCGTCTTGGTACGCGATGGCGTCGTCATCGGGGAGGGATACCACGAGAGCGAAGGCGGCCCGCATGCCGAGATCGCGGCTCTGAGATCAGCTGGCCGCATGGCGCATGGCGCGGACGCATACGTCACCCTCGAACCATGCGCACACCACGGTCGCACGCCACCATGCGCAGACGCGCTCATCGCCGCACGCGTGGCTCGCGTTTTCATCGGGATGCCAGACCCCACACCTCTTGCTCAGGGAGGAGCGCGACGTCTCGCTGAGGCAGGTGTTGAGGTCACGTTCGCCGATGATCCGGCTCCATTCGAAACGCTCAATGACCCATGGCTCACCCGTGTCGCGTCGGGATTGCCATGGGTCCAGGTGAAGGTCGCCTCATCTCTCGACGGCGCCCTCACGCTTGCGGATGGCATTCGTAGCGAGATCACAGGACCCGGAGGGCTGGCGGTGACGATGCGGCTGCGCGCTGCGGCCGACGCCGTGCTCGTAGGGGCGCGGACCGCCGAGATCGACAAGCCCACGCTCACGGTGCGCGACTCTGACGGAATCGACGCGCCGCACCAGCCACTGCGGATCGTACTCGCGCGCGATCACGTGCCAGCGATGGTGCCGCTGTTTGATGACGCTCGCGGTCCCGTTGCGCTCGCGTGTCATGCTCGGACCGCTGTGTCTGGGCCTCCCGAAACGGTCAGACTGCTGGAATACCTGCCCTCCGAGGGTGTCTCTGGCGCTTTGAAGGCGATAGCTCACTGCGGTGTCGATCGTTTGCTGGTCGAGGCTGGCCCCAGATTGCTCACTGCCTTGTGGGACGGGGACTTGATTGACGAGCTCGTTATCGTGCACGCCGGCGGCATGGCAGGCGTATCGGCTCCGGGTATGTATCTCGGAGACGTAGGGAATGTGGCCTCTAGACTCACGCGTCCTATGTACGCGGTTGAATCCGGAGTGGCAGGCACTGATGCCGTAAGTGTGTGGAGACCTAAGGAGCGGCGCGAGGGTGTCGCAGGAAAGGAAGGTCGGTAG
- the mnmA gene encoding tRNA 2-thiouridine(34) synthase MnmA, with the protein MRVFVAMSGGVDSSVAAALLVEAGHDVTGVTMQLLPEGDAPGQCCGDDSVRSARRVCDVLGVPHYTLNMREVFSTHVIEPFVRAYAQGMTPNPCIACNDHVKFSVLLARVRTLGADALATGHYARIVRNGAGKARLARGADAGKDQSYFLYRLVSPAIDNVVFPVGEMHKEQVRTKAAAWGLPTAERADSQEICFVPASGVPAFVGARVKDALAAGPIVDQHGVVRGSHRGIARYTVGQRKGLGIASSEPLYVTAIDATAHTVHVGPRALLEQRLVVATDAVWGLGEDVDREGLQVTVQTRYRMAPVSAIATFTPARPRGGDGVDTLRIELDMPVAGVAPGQAVVCYRGDTVVGGGVASKTR; encoded by the coding sequence ATGAGAGTTTTTGTTGCGATGAGTGGCGGGGTTGACTCGTCGGTTGCTGCGGCGCTCCTTGTCGAGGCCGGTCACGACGTCACCGGTGTCACGATGCAGCTCTTGCCAGAAGGCGACGCTCCCGGGCAGTGCTGCGGAGACGACTCGGTCCGCTCGGCGCGTCGTGTCTGTGATGTGCTCGGCGTGCCCCACTACACGCTGAACATGCGTGAGGTGTTCTCGACTCACGTTATCGAGCCGTTTGTACGAGCGTACGCGCAGGGGATGACGCCAAACCCTTGCATCGCGTGTAACGACCACGTCAAGTTTTCCGTCCTCCTGGCACGAGTGAGAACGCTCGGCGCGGACGCGCTCGCTACGGGACACTACGCACGAATCGTACGTAACGGCGCCGGAAAAGCGCGGCTCGCTCGTGGCGCCGACGCGGGCAAAGACCAGTCGTACTTCCTGTATCGCCTCGTGTCCCCGGCGATCGATAACGTGGTCTTCCCAGTGGGGGAGATGCACAAGGAGCAGGTCCGCACGAAAGCCGCCGCTTGGGGACTGCCCACCGCCGAGCGGGCCGACTCGCAGGAGATATGCTTCGTGCCCGCATCAGGAGTGCCCGCGTTCGTAGGCGCTCGCGTAAAGGATGCGCTTGCCGCAGGACCGATCGTCGATCAGCACGGGGTCGTGCGCGGCTCCCACCGCGGGATCGCCCGCTACACCGTAGGCCAGCGAAAAGGACTCGGAATCGCCTCGTCAGAGCCGCTTTACGTCACAGCGATCGACGCGACCGCACACACGGTGCACGTTGGGCCAAGAGCGCTCCTGGAACAGCGCTTGGTCGTTGCGACGGACGCGGTATGGGGACTGGGCGAAGACGTTGACCGTGAAGGACTGCAAGTCACCGTACAGACGCGATATCGGATGGCACCGGTTTCGGCTATCGCCACGTTCACACCGGCGCGCCCGCGTGGAGGCGATGGGGTCGACACGCTGCGTATCGAGCTCGACATGCCGGTTGCCGGTGTGGCACCCGGGCAGGCTGTCGTATGCTACCGGGGAGACACGGTCGTAGGAGGAGGGGTGGCGAGCAAGACGCGATGA
- a CDS encoding NAD(P)-dependent glycerol-3-phosphate dehydrogenase: protein MKHAAVIGAGSWGTAIASVLGGKGISTALWARSAEVADALNAVRRNPRYLTGVVLPPEVWATTDVQQALRDAEMVVLATPSKSIREAAESIRPYWDTSTPVVSLAKGLERGSLYRMTEVLTDVLGHREMFAVLSGPNHAEEVSVGIPSATVIAAYDQKIGVALRSAFMTSSFRAYTNLDVVGVELAGASKNVIAVAAGMSDGLGFGDNTKATLMTRGLAEMSRLGKAAGANPLTYMGLAGMGDLIATCTSRHSRNRALGERIARGGTVAQFERETHMVAEGAVSSATVDELGVRHGVDMPITHQVRAIVHDGAPLASAAAALMGRDATDELHGMDLIDI, encoded by the coding sequence GTGAAGCATGCGGCTGTGATCGGCGCAGGTTCGTGGGGGACGGCCATCGCATCTGTCCTCGGCGGCAAGGGTATATCAACCGCACTGTGGGCTCGATCGGCTGAGGTCGCCGACGCGCTCAACGCCGTGCGCCGCAACCCGCGCTACCTTACGGGTGTCGTCCTCCCGCCGGAAGTGTGGGCGACCACCGATGTCCAGCAGGCGTTGCGAGATGCCGAGATGGTCGTGTTAGCGACGCCGTCCAAGTCCATCCGTGAAGCCGCCGAGTCGATTCGCCCCTACTGGGACACGTCCACGCCGGTGGTCTCGCTCGCGAAGGGACTCGAGCGCGGCTCGCTGTATCGCATGACTGAGGTGCTCACCGATGTTCTCGGGCACCGCGAGATGTTTGCGGTGCTCTCAGGACCCAACCATGCCGAGGAGGTATCGGTCGGGATACCCTCTGCCACTGTCATCGCCGCGTACGATCAAAAGATCGGTGTCGCTTTGCGCTCGGCGTTCATGACGTCATCGTTTCGGGCGTACACGAACCTTGACGTCGTGGGGGTGGAGCTTGCTGGCGCGTCCAAGAACGTTATCGCGGTTGCGGCTGGCATGTCTGACGGCCTCGGTTTTGGCGACAACACCAAGGCCACACTCATGACAAGAGGACTTGCCGAGATGAGTCGGCTGGGCAAGGCGGCTGGCGCCAATCCGCTCACGTACATGGGTCTGGCCGGGATGGGTGACCTCATCGCGACGTGCACGTCGCGTCACAGCCGCAACCGGGCGCTCGGCGAGCGGATCGCGCGGGGAGGAACGGTGGCCCAGTTCGAACGCGAGACGCATATGGTCGCGGAGGGTGCGGTGAGCTCAGCTACCGTCGACGAGCTCGGCGTGCGGCATGGCGTCGATATGCCGATCACGCACCAGGTCCGCGCGATCGTTCACGACGGAGCCCCCCTGGCATCCGCCGCCGCGGCGCTGATGGGTCGCGACGCGACCGATGAGCTCCATGGTATGGACCTGATCGACATCTGA
- a CDS encoding 6,7-dimethyl-8-ribityllumazine synthase, with product MTVYEGDLIGTGLKFGIAVSRFNELLSSRLLSGAADALNRHGVDAEDIDVAWVPGGFELPFVAKRLAASGRYDAVIALGVIIRGGTPHFDYVAAEVAKGVAQASLATDVPVLFGVITADTIEQAVERAGTKSGNKGWDSAIGAIEMARLMDSLANK from the coding sequence ATGACAGTCTACGAAGGTGATCTGATCGGGACCGGTCTTAAGTTTGGCATAGCGGTCAGCCGTTTCAACGAGCTGCTGTCCTCGCGCCTTCTCTCGGGCGCGGCAGATGCGCTCAACCGCCACGGCGTCGATGCGGAAGACATCGATGTAGCCTGGGTGCCCGGAGGTTTCGAACTGCCGTTTGTGGCCAAGCGCCTCGCCGCCAGTGGCAGGTACGACGCTGTGATCGCGCTGGGCGTGATCATACGCGGGGGCACCCCGCACTTCGATTACGTAGCAGCCGAGGTCGCCAAGGGAGTAGCACAGGCCTCGCTTGCCACTGATGTCCCTGTGCTGTTTGGTGTGATCACCGCCGACACCATCGAGCAGGCGGTCGAACGGGCGGGCACCAAGTCGGGCAATAAGGGATGGGACTCGGCGATCGGCGCTATCGAGATGGCGCGTCTCATGGACTCGCTCGCGAACAAATGA
- a CDS encoding Nif3-like dinuclear metal center hexameric protein: MNHTSLPVVPTVGSVVSAVADAFPPEWAESWDRIGLLAGDPESRCERVLVTLDLTRSAVSRALALGANVIATHHPPFLDPPQRLTPSVAGPLFDALTAGVAVVVAHTNLDRAPSGATALPALLGLEGGAPLEQTALPMSSVMVYVPHDALAKVKSAMMAAGAGRIGRYDGCSFSVEGTGSFTPRDGSRPAIGSPGSPTSVNETRLEVVCPRSLAPSVIAAVRDAHPYEEPLVVVTDAVIARGDARMGRVCDLDQAMTLSEFAALAGRLACCAARVRGTHDHRVQRVAVVTGSAGSLVDSALSAGAEALVAGEVRYHDAASAVEAGLAIIELGHDASERPLVPVLAEAVRTTPGLDSANVIVDRPAPGYWTP; encoded by the coding sequence GTGAATCACACGAGTTTGCCTGTTGTTCCCACCGTTGGATCCGTCGTGTCCGCTGTAGCCGATGCGTTTCCGCCCGAGTGGGCCGAGTCCTGGGATCGGATCGGGTTGCTCGCCGGCGATCCGGAGTCACGATGCGAAAGGGTGCTCGTGACCCTCGATCTCACTCGTAGCGCCGTCTCGCGTGCTTTGGCGCTCGGGGCCAATGTCATCGCTACCCACCATCCGCCGTTTCTCGACCCGCCGCAGCGCCTGACTCCCAGCGTCGCGGGTCCGCTCTTCGACGCATTGACCGCAGGTGTCGCCGTCGTGGTCGCCCACACCAATCTCGACCGGGCCCCATCTGGCGCGACCGCGCTGCCCGCACTTCTCGGTCTTGAGGGTGGAGCCCCGCTCGAACAGACCGCGCTGCCGATGTCGTCTGTGATGGTGTACGTCCCGCACGACGCCCTCGCAAAGGTCAAAAGCGCTATGATGGCTGCTGGCGCGGGAAGAATCGGCCGATACGACGGATGCTCGTTTTCTGTCGAGGGAACCGGATCTTTCACTCCGAGGGATGGTTCGCGTCCCGCAATTGGCTCACCCGGATCGCCCACTAGCGTGAACGAGACCCGCCTCGAAGTGGTGTGTCCCAGGTCGCTTGCGCCGTCGGTGATCGCCGCTGTTCGCGACGCCCACCCTTACGAGGAGCCCCTCGTGGTCGTGACGGATGCAGTGATTGCGCGCGGAGACGCGCGGATGGGGCGCGTATGCGATCTCGATCAGGCGATGACGCTCTCGGAGTTTGCCGCACTCGCCGGAAGACTTGCGTGCTGTGCGGCGCGTGTCCGCGGCACGCATGACCACCGGGTTCAGAGAGTGGCGGTGGTAACGGGCTCGGCGGGATCACTCGTGGATTCCGCACTCTCGGCGGGAGCCGAAGCGCTCGTTGCCGGTGAGGTGCGCTATCATGACGCGGCGAGCGCCGTCGAAGCCGGGCTCGCGATAATCGAGCTGGGTCACGACGCCTCCGAGCGGCCGCTTGTCCCCGTACTTGCCGAAGCGGTACGGACAACGCCGGGACTCGACTCCGCAAACGTGATTGTTGACCGCCCGGCACCAGGGTACTGGACACCGTGA
- a CDS encoding riboflavin synthase, whose translation MFTGLVESEGIITRIERVAGGARLEVYAPEFGRDMSIGDSIAVDGACLTVIKFIRGAFIADVSEETLSKTTLGGMRQGGKVNLERALRLSDRLGGHIVTGHIDAIGSLVMRHPAGNSTVYQFAAPPQLMDYIVPKGSIAVDGISLTVAQTRRDGFAAAVIPHTEQATTLGAKTVGTPVNLEADMLAKYVKRFVALYAGVDDEEPRAGRRGLGDMLRELTDGR comes from the coding sequence ATGTTCACTGGTCTGGTCGAATCTGAAGGAATCATCACCCGGATCGAACGGGTCGCCGGTGGCGCTCGGCTTGAGGTGTATGCGCCGGAGTTTGGCCGGGATATGTCGATTGGAGACTCGATAGCTGTCGATGGGGCGTGTCTTACCGTAATTAAGTTCATTCGCGGCGCATTCATCGCCGACGTGAGCGAGGAGACGCTGTCAAAGACCACGCTGGGCGGCATGCGGCAAGGCGGCAAGGTAAACCTCGAGCGCGCACTCAGGTTGTCAGATCGTCTTGGCGGCCACATCGTGACCGGCCACATCGACGCGATAGGATCGCTTGTTATGCGACACCCGGCGGGCAACTCAACTGTCTATCAGTTCGCGGCGCCGCCGCAGCTTATGGACTACATCGTGCCTAAGGGATCGATCGCGGTCGACGGCATCTCTCTGACGGTCGCGCAGACGAGGAGAGACGGTTTCGCGGCGGCTGTGATCCCTCACACCGAGCAGGCGACGACGCTTGGCGCCAAGACGGTAGGCACGCCGGTCAATCTCGAGGCGGACATGCTCGCGAAGTACGTGAAGCGTTTCGTGGCGCTCTACGCCGGTGTCGACGACGAAGAGCCCCGCGCTGGCCGCCGCGGGCTCGGCGACATGCTCCGCGAACTTACGGACGGAAGGTGA
- a CDS encoding bifunctional 3,4-dihydroxy-2-butanone-4-phosphate synthase/GTP cyclohydrolase II, which translates to MFASIEEAAVQIAAGGMVIVVDDADRENEGDLVMAAEKVTADAINFMATHGRGLICLPMTGERLDELRIPPMTRDNTSAQQTAFHVSIGAKGRITTGISAPDRAETIRVAIDPATTADDIAMPGHIFPLRARSGGVLERAGHTEAAVDLARLSGLYPAGVICEIMDASGTMARVPELEAFAAEHGLLMITVADLIRHRRRTERLVERTSTVRLPTKHGEFTAHGYTSTLDGSTHVALVVGDVAKAEDVLVRVHSECLTGDVFHSLRCDCGDQLEEAMRRVQSQGRGVILYIVGHEGRGIGLANKLKAYELQECGVDTVEANEALGFAPDLRDYGIGAQILADLGLTSMRLLTNNPTKIIGLEGYGLTVTEQVPLEVPACPESLAYLRTKREKMAHTLILADESAPRRKERS; encoded by the coding sequence GTGTTCGCCTCTATTGAGGAGGCCGCAGTCCAGATTGCCGCTGGAGGCATGGTGATCGTTGTCGACGACGCCGACCGCGAGAACGAGGGTGATCTCGTCATGGCCGCCGAAAAGGTCACCGCTGACGCGATCAACTTCATGGCTACCCACGGTAGGGGACTGATCTGCCTGCCGATGACAGGTGAACGCCTCGACGAGCTGCGAATCCCGCCGATGACCCGCGACAACACATCGGCGCAGCAGACCGCTTTTCACGTCTCGATCGGCGCAAAGGGCCGCATCACGACGGGTATCTCGGCACCGGACCGTGCAGAGACGATCCGGGTAGCCATCGACCCTGCCACTACCGCGGACGACATCGCGATGCCCGGTCACATATTTCCGCTGCGCGCCCGCTCAGGCGGGGTGCTCGAACGTGCCGGTCACACAGAAGCGGCGGTCGATCTCGCCCGGCTTTCGGGTCTGTATCCCGCAGGTGTCATCTGCGAGATCATGGACGCAAGCGGCACGATGGCCCGCGTGCCCGAACTTGAGGCCTTCGCGGCTGAACACGGTTTGCTGATGATCACCGTCGCCGATCTCATCCGTCACCGTAGGCGTACTGAGCGTCTTGTCGAGCGCACCTCAACAGTCCGATTGCCCACGAAGCACGGCGAGTTCACCGCGCACGGTTATACGTCCACGCTCGACGGCTCGACGCATGTCGCTCTCGTGGTCGGAGATGTCGCGAAAGCAGAAGACGTCCTCGTCCGGGTCCATTCCGAGTGCCTGACGGGCGATGTCTTTCACAGTCTGAGGTGCGACTGCGGGGACCAGCTCGAAGAAGCGATGCGCCGCGTGCAGTCCCAGGGGCGTGGCGTCATACTCTACATCGTCGGCCACGAGGGCCGCGGCATCGGGCTTGCGAACAAGCTCAAAGCCTATGAGCTCCAAGAGTGCGGAGTCGATACCGTCGAGGCCAACGAAGCACTGGGCTTCGCTCCTGACCTCCGGGATTATGGGATCGGCGCCCAGATTCTCGCCGACTTAGGATTGACGTCAATGCGGCTGCTCACAAACAACCCCACCAAGATCATTGGACTCGAAGGATACGGTCTTACCGTGACCGAGCAGGTTCCACTCGAGGTTCCCGCGTGCCCCGAGAGTCTCGCCTACCTGCGCACCAAGCGAGAGAAGATGGCGCATACCCTCATACTCGCGGACGAATCCGCCCCCCGCCGAAAGGAGCGTTCATGA
- a CDS encoding histidinol-phosphatase HisJ family protein: MRIDLHTHTWRCRHATGTAEEYVAAARIAGIDVIGLTDHLPLPSGLDPAVCYAMPISEFETHLAELHEVAANSDGVHVCVGIEADWLPSHPGHVEGMLAGRKFDVVLGSVHMIDGWTFDDPDLIHMWDSRDVVEAWERYFAELCDAAASGLYDVLAHPDLIKKFGHRPAEEPLALYDDVAAQLARTGVAIEVSSAGLRKPVSEIYPGHGLLAACARAGVPATTASDAHTPEEVGVGLDAVREALVRAGYTRVVYFVGREKREVPL; encoded by the coding sequence ATGAGGATCGACTTGCACACTCACACGTGGCGATGCCGTCATGCGACAGGCACCGCCGAGGAGTACGTCGCGGCCGCCCGCATCGCCGGTATCGACGTGATCGGACTGACCGACCACCTTCCGCTCCCTTCCGGCCTCGACCCGGCAGTGTGCTACGCGATGCCGATCAGTGAATTCGAAACCCATCTCGCGGAATTGCACGAAGTCGCGGCGAACTCTGACGGCGTGCACGTGTGTGTAGGGATCGAAGCCGACTGGCTGCCCTCGCACCCGGGTCACGTCGAGGGCATGCTCGCAGGACGCAAGTTCGACGTCGTCCTCGGCTCTGTCCACATGATCGACGGCTGGACCTTTGATGATCCCGACCTCATCCACATGTGGGATTCGCGCGACGTCGTCGAGGCGTGGGAGCGCTACTTTGCCGAGCTTTGTGACGCTGCCGCGAGCGGACTCTACGATGTGCTCGCTCATCCTGACCTCATCAAAAAGTTCGGTCACAGGCCCGCCGAGGAGCCCCTTGCCCTGTACGACGATGTTGCCGCGCAGCTTGCACGCACGGGTGTGGCTATCGAAGTTTCCTCCGCGGGTCTGCGCAAACCGGTGAGCGAAATCTATCCTGGACATGGCTTGCTTGCGGCGTGCGCGAGAGCGGGAGTCCCCGCCACTACCGCGTCTGACGCCCACACACCCGAAGAGGTCGGTGTTGGGCTTGATGCGGTCCGCGAGGCGCTCGTGCGCGCGGGCTATACGCGCGTCGTCTACTTCGTCGGACGTGAGAAGCGTGAGGTGCCGCTGTGA
- a CDS encoding iron-sulfur cluster assembly scaffold protein, with protein sequence MLYSDIVMDHFNNPRNVGVLDDADGVGEVGNPVCGDMMKISIKVADDRIEDIRFQTLGCGAAIATSSIVTEMARGMTLGEAVAITKKQVADELGGLPPAKMHCSVLATDGLKRAVDDFLVRNGREPIAAGAIAHDDPAFDPHAEDHDDACEVEG encoded by the coding sequence GTGCTCTACAGTGACATAGTCATGGACCACTTCAACAATCCACGCAACGTCGGGGTACTCGATGACGCGGACGGGGTTGGTGAGGTAGGCAACCCTGTGTGCGGTGACATGATGAAGATCTCGATTAAAGTCGCAGATGACCGCATCGAAGACATCCGGTTTCAGACGTTGGGATGCGGCGCGGCGATAGCCACATCATCGATCGTCACTGAGATGGCACGTGGCATGACGCTCGGGGAAGCGGTAGCCATCACCAAGAAGCAAGTCGCCGACGAACTTGGCGGCCTGCCGCCTGCGAAAATGCACTGTAGCGTGCTCGCGACCGACGGCCTGAAAAGGGCGGTGGACGACTTTCTCGTCCGCAACGGACGCGAGCCTATCGCGGCAGGCGCGATAGCCCACGACGACCCGGCTTTCGATCCCCACGCGGAGGATCACGACGACGCGTGCGAGGTCGAAGGATAG